Proteins from a genomic interval of Syngnathoides biaculeatus isolate LvHL_M chromosome 23, ASM1980259v1, whole genome shotgun sequence:
- the trmt6 gene encoding tRNA (adenine(58)-N(1))-methyltransferase non-catalytic subunit TRM6 isoform X3 codes for MADGGDDDSLDKINEGDHVVLKRGDIYKAVQIQSRKKVVFEKKWFFLDNAVGQLYSTTFDIVSGGELQPVKDVQSAACDVKEAGTDNRNIVDDGKSQKLTREDIETLKEQGLKGQEIIQQLIDNSSSFKNKTEYAQDKYIKKKKKKYENTVTILRPTSRILALMYHGREPGKICHLRFDTLALMLNLANIHAGSKVLVFETCAGLVLGSIMERMGGFGSVIQMYPGAGPVRAGVENFGFPTHFHDTLHEFPICHVNALLAGTLDTRSKEPGTGEGNDFSEAPPADVDGEEQPKTEQRDTPKNTETNAGGDQPTDEERERSREAKALIKRAKQEEKRKRLAAAAALLEGRNADGPFAVYSQYKEPLVECFTKLKEAGGTVNLRLTDTWLRHYQVLPNRTHPKLLMSGGSGYLLSGITVETERSGQTDSEEPAAKKQKVTES; via the exons gaaagtGGTGTTCGAGAAGAAGTGGTTCTTCTTGGACAACGCCGTGGGGCAGTTGTACAGCACCACTTTTGATATTGTATCCGGAGGAGAGTTGCAGCCTGTGAAAGATGTGCAGAGTGCTgcttgtg ATGTGAAGGAGGCGGGCACGGACAACCGCAACATCGTGGACGATGGCAAGTCGCAGAAGCTGACCCGGGAGGATATCGAGACGCTTAAAGAGCAAGGTCTGAAGGGTCAG GAAATAATCCAACAGCTCATAGACAACAGCTCTAGCTTCAAGAATAAAACCGAATATGCCCAGGACAAGTAcatcaagaagaaaaagaagaa GTACGAGAACACTGTGACCATTTTGAGGCCAACTAGTCGTATCCTGGCGCTCATGTACCACGGCCGAGAGCCAGGAAAGATCTg TCACTTGCGATTCGACACGCTGGCGCTGATGCTAAACCTGGCCAACATCCACGCCGGCAGCAAAGTGTTGGTGTTTGAGACGTGTGCTGGCCTCGTGCTGGGGTCCATCATGGAAAGAATGGGAG GTTTCGGATCAGTGATCCAAATGTATCCGGGGGCTGGGCCGGTCCGAGCAGGAGTGGAGAACTTTGGCTTCCCCACCCACTTCCATGACACGCTGCACGAGTTTCCCATCTGCCACGTCAACGCTTTGCTAGCAGGCACGCTGGACACAAGAAGCAAGGAACCCGGTACTGGTGAGG GTAACGACTTCTCAGAGGCACCTCCTGCCGACGTGGATGGCGAGGAGCAGCCCAAAACAGAGCAGCGGGACACGCCGAAGAACACGGAGACGAACGCCGGCGGCGACCAACCCACAGACGAGGAACGCGAGCGCAGCAGAGAGGCCAAG gcTCTGATCAAGAGGGCGAAGCAGGAGGAGAAGCGCAAGAGGCTAGCGGCGGCGGCAGCCCTGTTAGAGGGGAGGAACGCAGACGG GCCCTTTGCGGTGTACTCGCAGTACAAAGAG CCACTGGTCGAGTGTTTCACCAAACTGAAGGAGGCAGGCGGCACCGTCAACCTGCGCCTCACCGACACCTGGCTGCGCCATTATCAG GTGCTGCCCAACAGGACGCATCCCAAGCTGCTGATGAGCGGCGGCAGCGGTTATCTCCTCTCGGGCATCACCGTGGAAACGGAGAGGTCAGGCCAGACTGATTCAGAGGAGCCGGcggccaaaaaacaaaaagtgacagAAAGCTAA
- the trmt6 gene encoding tRNA (adenine(58)-N(1))-methyltransferase non-catalytic subunit TRM6 isoform X1, whose protein sequence is MADGGDDDSLDKINEGDHVVLKRGDIYKAVQIQSRKKVVFEKKWFFLDNAVGQLYSTTFDIVSGGELQPVKDVQSAACDVKEAGTDNRNIVDDGKSQKLTREDIETLKEQGLKGQEIIQQLIDNSSSFKNKTEYAQDKYIKKKKKKYENTVTILRPTSRILALMYHGREPGKICHLRFDTLALMLNLANIHAGSKVLVFETCAGLVLGSIMERMGGFGSVIQMYPGAGPVRAGVENFGFPTHFHDTLHEFPICHVNALLAGTLDTRSKEPGTGEGNDFSEAPPADVDGEEQPKTEQRDTPKNTETNAGGDQPTDEERERSREAKALIKRAKQEEKRKRLAAAAALLEGRNADGLVIASLFHPCPVLLCLLKFLSPSRPFAVYSQYKEPLVECFTKLKEAGGTVNLRLTDTWLRHYQVLPNRTHPKLLMSGGSGYLLSGITVETERSGQTDSEEPAAKKQKVTES, encoded by the exons gaaagtGGTGTTCGAGAAGAAGTGGTTCTTCTTGGACAACGCCGTGGGGCAGTTGTACAGCACCACTTTTGATATTGTATCCGGAGGAGAGTTGCAGCCTGTGAAAGATGTGCAGAGTGCTgcttgtg ATGTGAAGGAGGCGGGCACGGACAACCGCAACATCGTGGACGATGGCAAGTCGCAGAAGCTGACCCGGGAGGATATCGAGACGCTTAAAGAGCAAGGTCTGAAGGGTCAG GAAATAATCCAACAGCTCATAGACAACAGCTCTAGCTTCAAGAATAAAACCGAATATGCCCAGGACAAGTAcatcaagaagaaaaagaagaa GTACGAGAACACTGTGACCATTTTGAGGCCAACTAGTCGTATCCTGGCGCTCATGTACCACGGCCGAGAGCCAGGAAAGATCTg TCACTTGCGATTCGACACGCTGGCGCTGATGCTAAACCTGGCCAACATCCACGCCGGCAGCAAAGTGTTGGTGTTTGAGACGTGTGCTGGCCTCGTGCTGGGGTCCATCATGGAAAGAATGGGAG GTTTCGGATCAGTGATCCAAATGTATCCGGGGGCTGGGCCGGTCCGAGCAGGAGTGGAGAACTTTGGCTTCCCCACCCACTTCCATGACACGCTGCACGAGTTTCCCATCTGCCACGTCAACGCTTTGCTAGCAGGCACGCTGGACACAAGAAGCAAGGAACCCGGTACTGGTGAGG GTAACGACTTCTCAGAGGCACCTCCTGCCGACGTGGATGGCGAGGAGCAGCCCAAAACAGAGCAGCGGGACACGCCGAAGAACACGGAGACGAACGCCGGCGGCGACCAACCCACAGACGAGGAACGCGAGCGCAGCAGAGAGGCCAAG gcTCTGATCAAGAGGGCGAAGCAGGAGGAGAAGCGCAAGAGGCTAGCGGCGGCGGCAGCCCTGTTAGAGGGGAGGAACGCAGACGG GTTGGTCATCGCCTCTCTCTTCCACCCTTGTCCCGTCTTGTTGTGCCTGCTCAAGTTCTTGTCGCCCTCCAGGCCCTTTGCGGTGTACTCGCAGTACAAAGAG CCACTGGTCGAGTGTTTCACCAAACTGAAGGAGGCAGGCGGCACCGTCAACCTGCGCCTCACCGACACCTGGCTGCGCCATTATCAG GTGCTGCCCAACAGGACGCATCCCAAGCTGCTGATGAGCGGCGGCAGCGGTTATCTCCTCTCGGGCATCACCGTGGAAACGGAGAGGTCAGGCCAGACTGATTCAGAGGAGCCGGcggccaaaaaacaaaaagtgacagAAAGCTAA
- the trmt6 gene encoding tRNA (adenine(58)-N(1))-methyltransferase non-catalytic subunit TRM6 isoform X2, whose protein sequence is MADGGDDDSLDKINEGDHVVLKRGDIYKAVQIQSRKKVVFEKKWFFLDNAVGQLYSTTFDIVSGGELQPVKDVQSAACDVKEAGTDNRNIVDDGKSQKLTREDIETLKEQGLKGQEIIQQLIDNSSSFKNKTEYAQDKYIKKKKKKYENTVTILRPTSRILALMYHGREPGKICHLRFDTLALMLNLANIHAGSKVLVFETCAGLVLGSIMERMGGFGSVIQMYPGAGPVRAGVENFGFPTHFHDTLHEFPICHVNALLAGTLDTRSKEPGTGEEAPPADVDGEEQPKTEQRDTPKNTETNAGGDQPTDEERERSREAKALIKRAKQEEKRKRLAAAAALLEGRNADGLVIASLFHPCPVLLCLLKFLSPSRPFAVYSQYKEPLVECFTKLKEAGGTVNLRLTDTWLRHYQVLPNRTHPKLLMSGGSGYLLSGITVETERSGQTDSEEPAAKKQKVTES, encoded by the exons gaaagtGGTGTTCGAGAAGAAGTGGTTCTTCTTGGACAACGCCGTGGGGCAGTTGTACAGCACCACTTTTGATATTGTATCCGGAGGAGAGTTGCAGCCTGTGAAAGATGTGCAGAGTGCTgcttgtg ATGTGAAGGAGGCGGGCACGGACAACCGCAACATCGTGGACGATGGCAAGTCGCAGAAGCTGACCCGGGAGGATATCGAGACGCTTAAAGAGCAAGGTCTGAAGGGTCAG GAAATAATCCAACAGCTCATAGACAACAGCTCTAGCTTCAAGAATAAAACCGAATATGCCCAGGACAAGTAcatcaagaagaaaaagaagaa GTACGAGAACACTGTGACCATTTTGAGGCCAACTAGTCGTATCCTGGCGCTCATGTACCACGGCCGAGAGCCAGGAAAGATCTg TCACTTGCGATTCGACACGCTGGCGCTGATGCTAAACCTGGCCAACATCCACGCCGGCAGCAAAGTGTTGGTGTTTGAGACGTGTGCTGGCCTCGTGCTGGGGTCCATCATGGAAAGAATGGGAG GTTTCGGATCAGTGATCCAAATGTATCCGGGGGCTGGGCCGGTCCGAGCAGGAGTGGAGAACTTTGGCTTCCCCACCCACTTCCATGACACGCTGCACGAGTTTCCCATCTGCCACGTCAACGCTTTGCTAGCAGGCACGCTGGACACAAGAAGCAAGGAACCCGGTACTGGTGAGG AGGCACCTCCTGCCGACGTGGATGGCGAGGAGCAGCCCAAAACAGAGCAGCGGGACACGCCGAAGAACACGGAGACGAACGCCGGCGGCGACCAACCCACAGACGAGGAACGCGAGCGCAGCAGAGAGGCCAAG gcTCTGATCAAGAGGGCGAAGCAGGAGGAGAAGCGCAAGAGGCTAGCGGCGGCGGCAGCCCTGTTAGAGGGGAGGAACGCAGACGG GTTGGTCATCGCCTCTCTCTTCCACCCTTGTCCCGTCTTGTTGTGCCTGCTCAAGTTCTTGTCGCCCTCCAGGCCCTTTGCGGTGTACTCGCAGTACAAAGAG CCACTGGTCGAGTGTTTCACCAAACTGAAGGAGGCAGGCGGCACCGTCAACCTGCGCCTCACCGACACCTGGCTGCGCCATTATCAG GTGCTGCCCAACAGGACGCATCCCAAGCTGCTGATGAGCGGCGGCAGCGGTTATCTCCTCTCGGGCATCACCGTGGAAACGGAGAGGTCAGGCCAGACTGATTCAGAGGAGCCGGcggccaaaaaacaaaaagtgacagAAAGCTAA